The Montipora foliosa isolate CH-2021 chromosome 6, ASM3666993v2, whole genome shotgun sequence genome includes the window TGGTAATAGTGATGTAACTTGGTGCACGTTCTTGCCTTTGattcggtcagtacaaaacgcagactgcagactgcagaccgggtacaaaatgcagactaggtacaaaatgcagactgcagactgcagaccgggtacaaaatgcagaccaagtctaaataaataaatacgtgatggaatgtcatcttatatgtCCAGGGGGTCGGGGGGCCgtggtttacattgactggtgcataacgaacactaagaaaaactaagaCCAAAGACCTaaaacctaagacccggaaaactaagactcggaaacctaagacccggaaaactaagacccttttcattttagttctcaaagcaatccctgggccgtttaaaaaggcgcaaaaatataataaataatgcgaaggaaatcgagaataaatcacgcgcaaagcagcaaatgagccatagaaaagaaagacaccaaaaaaccctgtattcttgaaagaaatattatgtatatccaaaaaatttagttcgatgttgagacgacaataaggctttataatgacagcgttgggagaaaatctagcggcgcttgcttgattcacgccacaaccgcgaatgtcacgccaggcgagtcaagacCGCATGACAATCGCGCATTTCatgagaaaggaaaaagaaatcgttcttctaaaatgcctcgcctgtaactgaaccaattgttcatttgttcttcgggaattattggcagtcgggtgttacgtcctgttggaaatcaacgatgggtttttctttgatcgagctctgtcacgagcccatgtaaacaaattcaaaggtcaacagggtcacatgtcctttttgccggggaatactgcgaatcgcgctggtgacactgttttcataaaaaaaggcagatcacctttccggagatcagctagtctgctaggagatcagtaagcagctcaaaattttatttaagaaccactgtagcctggccactctgtttaagacataatatattaagaaacgggcaaggaaacccaataaatgctaatattcgagaaaaatgacgattgcgtgacagcaggtaagttataagatgacattccatcacgtatttatttatttagacttggtctgcattttgtacccggtctgcagtctgcagtctgcattttgtacctagtctgctttttgtacccggtctgcagtctgcagtctgcagtctgcgttttgtactgaccgccTTTGATTAAGTGCGACaaccggtcagtacaaaacgcagactgcagaccgggtacaaaatgcagactaggtgcaaaatgcagactgcagactgcagactgggtacaaaatgcagaccaagtctaaataaataagaaCGTGATGGAAtgtaacttacctgctgtcacgcaatcgtcatttctcacgaatatttaacaattattcctcgagcccgaatgggctctgagtcaatagcccatgaggccaaaggccgaatgggctattgactcagaggccatgagggcgagaggaataattgttttagtaaaatccaactagttggtcaaaaaaatatcgagacaaaacatctttcgctagttaaagctagactttaattgttgttttggttttcaaagccggcgcttttcgctactagtgggctataacaaatagcctactagtagctcaaccaatcagaacgcagcatagttggattttactaatagcatttattgggtttccttgcccgtttcttaatatattatgtcttaaacagagtggccaggctacagtggttcttaaataaaattttgagctgcttactgatctcctagcagactagctgatctccggaaagggCACCATGCTGCCGAGACGACCCGCGTGAAAAGATTGTCATGTGTTATGTTAAGTGACCTGTcctcgatttcatgtctgcATAGTCACGCGCGAGTAGTATCCGTGACAACACAGTGCTCTGGAAATACAATTTCATGTAAAGCTACAAAGGTAAATGAGCATTGAAAAATGATGTGTCACTTGTCACAATGCGTGTTATCGATATGACAGATTGCGCAAAAAGgctcaaaaaatgaaaaaaatgacgattgcgtgacagcaggtaagttataagatggtattccatcacgtatttatttatttggacttggtctgcattttgtacccggtctgcagtctgcagtctgcgttttgtacggACCGGTGCGACAACCCTTTTAAATTGAGGGTGACAAAAGCAGTCAGTGGGGGAGTATCTTGATTATACTCTTCGGAAAAAACAATGGCCTTTTCACATTTCTCATGTTTTCCTGTTACCAACATAAAACAGGCCCAAAATGGTTGCTTCTTCCATTTTGCTTTCTTATCGGTCTCCACTGAGGGAAAATATTGTGCATGTGCATTGAAGGTTTTCAGTCTCGTACTGGGAAGTAGAGCAAATGTTTACTGGAAAAAACCTTTCCAGGGTTTATTCTACCTGCCGAGGCAAAACAACGCATCTCCCCGCGTTGTCTCACCCACCTTATGTAAGTGGCTGATAGaacttttgaaataatcaagtgGAAACTCTGGGGGAGGGTTTTCTCAGGTCACATAGACCATATAAACAGAGCCTAAGTGATGAGGGAGTCTACATGTTGGtcatgtaaaataaaaatatgttatGTACATATAAGTTACATTTCATGGTGAAttagaaaagagaaaataatttatttctctcaACTCATAGATAtaaatacagtacatgtacagtactgtacatTCTGAATTTACCTTTATCATTCACTGATAGCCTAAAAATTCAGACAAAAATGCAAGATCATAATTACAGCAAATAGTTTATATTACAGgtgtatattaattttgtgaatcagttagatcaagaccattcAGATAGCAGTGTACTGGCTAATCTTGTGCATGATCCCAACAAAGTGTAATTTTCACTTAACATCAGGAGTTCTTCATGCCTAAGCTGGATAATTAAAAAGAATGACAGTTAAGCAAGTAGAATTCTTGTAATGTATTgccagggttttcaataagagccGGCTTAACTCTTTCATTGcctttgaatgaagtgaaagttttgtaaatgtaaaaaatcGTGTTCATTTTGCtcataaatattttgtcattaccTTTGCTAATTTTGATGCCCAGAAAGCTGAAAATTATATTTCCAAGCTTCTTGATTTCAAAAATTCTCTGGAGGAGCATGGCACCCCCGGCTTATTTCCACAGCTGCCTACTCTCATATGGGTAGACACCTActcaaatttttattgaaaGCCCTGCTGTATAGTGTTATCACCTATGAAATAGAGAAAGGGATTTTTATTTAGtacatggtaacagaactgggCAAAGAATTACAAATGCACAAGCTTAACACAATATTGGATAGTATTAACCAAAGTTAAAGAAAGATTGACATTAGATGACTGCCCTTTGGGATAAGAATGAACAGAAGAGGTGAAATTAAAAGATTCATTAACACAGTCTTTGTGACCACTGGTAAACAAAGACAACTACCTGTAATTTTGTGATATCATCAAGATTAATTACTGGTAGATTGAAAGACTTGAAGAAAGGTGCAGAAATTTATGTGATTTAGGATTCTTCATATGACATGCCCTAAGCTGGATAATTAAAAAGAATAACAGTTAAGAAATTAGAGTTCTTAATTGTATAGTGTTATCACCTATGAAATAGAGAAATAGATTCTTACTTAGTAACAGAGCTGGGCAAAGAATTCCAAACCCATGAGCCAATAAACAATAGCATAAACCATATTGGATAGTGTTGACAAAAGTTATATAAAGATTGACATTTAAGATGCTCCTAACATGGACACCATAAATTACCGATAGAAAAGGATAAATAAGTAAGCAATAAAGCATACACATGTAACAAGAATATAAAAGTGTCTCACTTTTGATAAGATACCCACAGTCTTCGATAGCTCTTTAGACAGAGTTCATTAATATGATTCCCTATCTTAATTTGGCATCAAATATTATACCCAGGTATATAGCAGAATCAACTTGTTCATTGTATTCATAATGAACTTTAACACTGAAAGACTGATTAGGCTTTGGTTTTCTGAGtgaaagagaataaaattagtttttgAGGTGCTAAGTCCTAAGCTGGTACACTTCATACATTTGGCGACAGATTTAAGGTTGCCTCAAGGGAAGGTATAGCTGTAAATGTAAGTATCATCATCACATATGTGAAACGTTTGTACACTCACCTAATTTTGTAAGACTGGAAGGGGTCCTAAAGAGAGCTTTGTGGAACACCACAAGTTGAATTCTGACCATTTGCACATACAAATTGTTCTCTGTAGGGTAAACAAGACTTACCATTGATGCACAATACCTCTTACATGTATGCATTGATGATTGAGCTTAGTTAATAGAATTCTCAGTGATAGAGATGAGGGTACGCATAGTGCAAAGAAGTGGGTAGGGAATCTTGTACCCTTCCAAATATCTGTATTGGCAATGATGCCAAAGGTTCTGATAAATAATTCCTAATTGCTTTTAGAATATTGACAGGTAGACCGTATAGGCCAGGAGATTTATTGGCATTCGTACTGCTAATAAAACTCCAGATTTCATTTGAGGTGACAGGTGATAGAGAAATTACCCCTGAAGTAGAAAGAGGGAGTGTGGTTCCCTTGAGGAATTTCCTTTCTAATAGCCTTTCCAAAATTAGCAAAAGACTTTAAAATGTTAGCAATGCCTTTGAGGTGTTATGAAAAGATTTATTCTTTTTGCAAAATAGAGGTTATGTAACTATTTTTGCAGTTACTAGTATTTAAAATCGCAGACCGAGCATTTGCAGCATGTTGATCTCTTTGACAGTACAGACTGCAGCTTCCATTGATCGACACTCCCATACGAGTCTTAATTTGAGGTCAGCTGGCCTGGCTGTCATTACCTGATAAGGGTTCCTTCTCCAAAGTatgagatcttttttttttttaatagttgGAACTCATTTGCTTTGGCGCTGGTGCCATGATTGAAAGCATTAAAATATATCATTTCACCATGTGAGGACTGTAAACTGTCTTTTATGTCCAACTGGTCAAGGTATTCTAAAACTTTCACAGAATAATCTCCTCGTTTGCTTCTCCTATGTAACTCTCGTATTTCTTCTACAGTTTTAATGTTCATCTGGGAATTAAGCTTTCATCACCTCCTCCCCTTGCTCTGTGTGATTGGCATGTTCCtacaatcatttcatttctttttaagaCATATTTTTACTGTAATATTTATGAAATAgtattgaaatttttaaaatttcgcCACTTACTGCAACTTTGTAGCATGTACTTGATGAGAGTGAGAGCCTTTTTATTGGATACTCTCGCGGCTAATAAATCTACTTATAATAAATCACAGCTATTATCACAAAGATATACTATCTGACTTCCTTTCTGCATATCCCAAGAATTACAGCTGTGAGAGTACACTGCTGCGTCTAACAGAAGATTGGCGGGCTGGCTTAGATATTAAAGAACTGGTTGCTGTGATATCTTTAGATTTTTCCAAGGCCTTTGATTGTGTACAGTGTACCACACGAGTTGCTGCCAGCTAAGTTGAATGAGTACGGAGTGGCCGAAAACGGCGTTGCTCTGTTGCGAAACTACTTCTCTGGAAGATCACAGAGAGTTAAAGTAGGCGATAAGTTTTCTTCTTGGCTGCCGGTTATAAAAGGGGTACCTTAGGGATCGGTCCTTGGACCCCTTTTCTTCAAGGTATTTATGAATGATCTCTTTTACCTCCTGAAAGGAGTCTGTATCAATGCTTATGCTGACGATGAACAAATTTATGCCTCGGATAAAGATCCAGTGAAGTTAGAAATGAAACTTCATTGCCAACTTCTCGAAGCTGACCAATGGTGTGGTATGAATGGTATGATTACAAATCCTGATAAATATCAAGCAGTGATTTTAGGGAATACAAACTAGACCTGATACACCTGACACTAATATTCCGGTCAAAGACAACATCGACCGTTTAGGAGTGAACATTGATAAGAATCTGCAGTTCAACAGCCATGTAAAAAACATTTGTACCAAGGTCAACAATCAAATTAATGTAATTTCCCCTTTCCGAAACACAGTACCGACAGATACAAAATGTAAACTTTATAAGGCCTTCATTGTTCCATATTTTAGATGTTGCTCAGCAGTGTGACACTTTTGCTTGGCTCGAAATAGAAATAAATTAGAGAATCTTAACAAAAGGGCGCTCAGGATTGTTCTGGACGAGAAGTCTCTGCATTAACAGGAGCTACTGAACAAACTTAATTCTAGTGATCTGTATGGTATTAGGTGCCAAGACATGATGAAAACAGTTTTTAATGCAATTCAGTTTGAAACGATGCCGTAGTACATACGTGGTCTTTTTCAAATGAGGAATACTGAACTACGAGGATCAAGGAAACTTGTTATCCCATACGTTAACACAACCACTTATGGTCTACATTCCCTCAGATACATTTCTGCAAACATGTGGAACAAACTAACACAGGACCTGAGGTCATCAACGTCCTTGAACGAGTTCAGAACTAAAATATGCCAAATTTCCTTCGAACATCAATGTACTTGTTATTTATGTAAATAGTATTTTAATGTACAGTATATAATatatgattttatttttttttttttcttgatgaaATTAGCTATACAGCTACTCTTGTAAATCCGAGGTGAAATAAAGGTGATGTTATGATgttatcaccatcatcattagTGTTTTTTCAGTTACGAAATGAAGTTTTACGAGAAGTGCATGTAAATCCACTTCAGTCTTGTTCAGAGTGTCGAAAATAAGTTTTAACTTTCGAAAAATAGTATTGATATTTTTTCCGCTTTCGTTTTAGTTTAGTGTCTGATGAGATCACAAGAATGATGTCATTATCAGTTACGCGCGAGAATAGTCGTCAAGTTAACATGGGTTCTCAGTGCAAACAAATCAGCTTTCCTGCGAAACGCGGAAAACAAACCAAACTTAAAAATGCGGATATTAAAGAGACGCGGTGTCAGTACAAGCAGTGCTGCAAGTTGTTTCGCCAAGCAGGACTTTTAAGGAGACATTACAgaatccatactggagagaaggcttacgaatgcaaacaatgtggcaagtgttttagtgtagcaggaagtttaagaagacatgaaagagtccatactggagagaagccttacgaatgcaaacaatgtggcaagtgttttagcgcaaaagaatatttaagggaacatgaaagagtccatactggagagaagccttacgaatgcaaacaatgtggcaagtgttttagcgtagcaggaagtttaagaagacatgaaagagtccatactggagagaagccttacgaaTGCAAATACTGTGGCAACTGTTTTAGCGACACAGGTCATTTAAGggaacatgaaagagtccatactggagagaagccttatgaatgcaaacaatgtggcaagtgttttagcgtagcaggaaatttaagaaaacatgaaagaatccatactggagagaagccttacgaatgcaaacaatgtggcaagtgttttagcgcaaaagaatatttaagggaacatgaaagagtccatactggagagaagccttatgaatgcaaacaatgtggcaagtgttttagcgtagcaggaaatttaagaaaacatgaaagaatccatactggagagaagccttacgaatgcaaacaatgtggcaagtgttttagcggaaaagaatatttaagggaacatgaaagagtccatactggagagaagccttacgaatgcaaacaatgtggcaagtgttttagcgcaaaagaatatttaagaatacatgaaagagtccatactggagagaagccttacgaatgcaaacaatgtggcaagtgttttagcgtagcaggaagtttaagaagacatgaaagagtccatactggagagaagccttacgaatgcaaacaatgtggcaagtgttttagcgtaAAAGGACATTTAAGggaacatgaaagagtccatactggagagaagccttatgaatgcaaacaatgtggcaagtgttttagcttAGCAGGAAATTTaagaagacatgaaagagtccatactggagagaagccttacgaatgcaaacaatgtggcaagtgttttagcgaaACAGGAACTTTAAGggaacatgaaagagtccatactggagagaagccttatgaatgcaaacaatgtggcaagtgttttagcttAGCGGGAAATTTaagaagacatgaaagagtccatactggagagaagccttacgaatgcaaacaatgtgacaAATGTTTTAGCGAAACAGGAACTTTAAGggaacatgaaagagtccatactggagagaagccttacgaatgcaaacattgtggcaagtgttttacccAAGCAGGAAGTTTAACCACACATGAAAGATTACATACTGGAGAACAACGTTACGAACGTAAGGAGTGCAGAAGGCCTTTTCACGGCAGAAAAAGTGTCAGAAAATATGaaaaacctcaaaaactttCTGCAAGTACAAATGAACTGGAAGCAAAAATACATCACCCCTGCATTACCCGAGAACGTCGTTCGAACCAGGGGGAAAAACACACCTGTTGGCTTTGCCAAGAGGAGTTGAGCAGCGAGGAGCTTCTTCTTGCACACTACCAAAATCATATGACATTTGAGGAGCCGTCAACTTAAGTCGCTTTGGTATGTTTTGATTTcgataaatttcattttatgcTGGTAATAATTGATTGGAGTTCAGTGAAAATTACCTCGTTTGCTAATGATAGACAAAAAGATGCCTTTTTGAGTATAGCATTATATTAGAAGCTTTCGCTGGATTATGCATTCCTGCTATTACTAGCAGTTTTTAGGGGTGAACTGAAAATGTACAATGATTTGTCTTGTATTTTACAGGGAAAGCAATTGTACGAGCAGATTGTTTTCATAGTATTTGGTCTCTTTCTATCAAAATCACATGACATTTGAAGAACGGTCAACTTTAAGCCACTTTGGCGGGTTTTGGTTTGAAAACTATTGGAGGcgtctttttgtttcaaaagaaagtAATGTCTTGCTCCTATTTACGGATAGTAGTAGTTGAAAATCCAAAGTGACAAATTGTATACCAGGTTCTGTATCTAGTAGGGATTAGTGCATTATATGAGGGTCTCAATTGGGTAGTGTGGCTTATACGGTTAACGGTTGAAGTCTTAGCGTTTTTTACATCGAACGGTTATTCTTTTCCCGTTACGGCTTACAGAAAAGTTGAATATTAATTTCCTTTGTCTTAAgagttaaatattaataaacctttctttctttttttcaaaccgAAAATTCAAGGGCTGGGACCGTCttttaatgaattaattaagcaaagtaGTAATTAAATATTAGGTAGGGCATACTGTTGAAGCATTCCTCCTATATTGCACCTTATTCTCCAGTagttaaattacaaaataagaAACAAGGCCCTTCGAATTATTGATGATGTTCCTTTAATGGAACCCATTACAAGTTTCTCATTATGGATCCTTACGTTTACTGAAATTCCCTGATATTGTCAAACTTATTACTTGCCTGCTTTTTTTATGATTACTTGTATGGGAATAAGTTTCCTACTTTCACTCTCACTCTGAGCAACGTAGGTATAGTACTCGTAGTGCTTCTTCTGATCTAGTTGTGATTGAATCATTCAGAACAATTTAAGGAGATTTTTCCCGTCTGTTATTGGCAGATACTTTTGGAATGACATTCCATTGGAAATTCGCTGTGAACCGTCTAAAAATTTGTTCAAAAAGGTACTCAAACATACTATGTTGCTCAGTATTAATTAATTACTATttataaatatttgtttcatgtccagttttcaataataatgataattatctaTTTCCAGTCATCAAttcctttgttgtttttttttcgttatccttttttgttttattgtattGATTA containing:
- the LOC138006641 gene encoding zinc finger protein 709-like isoform X1, giving the protein MVWYECLVSDEITRMMSLSVTRENSRQVNMGSQCKQISFPAKRGKQTKLKNADIKETRCQYKQCCKLFRQAGLLRRHYRIHTGEKAYECKQCGKCFSVAGSLRRHERVHTGEKPYECKQCGKCFSAKEYLREHERVHTGEKPYECKQCGKCFSVAGSLRRHERVHTGEKPYECKYCGNCFSDTGHLREHERVHTGEKPYECKQCGKCFSVAGNLRKHERIHTGEKPYECKQCGKCFSAKEYLREHERVHTGEKPYECKQCGKCFSVAGNLRKHERIHTGEKPYECKQCGKCFSGKEYLREHERVHTGEKPYECKQCGKCFSAKEYLRIHERVHTGEKPYECKQCGKCFSVAGSLRRHERVHTGEKPYECKQCGKCFSVKGHLREHERVHTGEKPYECKQCGKCFSLAGNLRRHERVHTGEKPYECKQCGKCFSETGTLREHERVHTGEKPYECKQCGKCFSLAGNLRRHERVHTGEKPYECKQCDKCFSETGTLREHERVHTGEKPYECKHCGKCFTQAGSLTTHERLHTGEQRYERKECRRPFHGRKSVRKYEKPQKLSASTNELEAKIHHPCITRERRSNQGEKHTCWLCQEELSSEELLLAHYQNHMTFEEPST
- the LOC138006641 gene encoding zinc finger protein 709-like isoform X2 — its product is MMSLSVTRENSRQVNMGSQCKQISFPAKRGKQTKLKNADIKETRCQYKQCCKLFRQAGLLRRHYRIHTGEKAYECKQCGKCFSVAGSLRRHERVHTGEKPYECKQCGKCFSAKEYLREHERVHTGEKPYECKQCGKCFSVAGSLRRHERVHTGEKPYECKYCGNCFSDTGHLREHERVHTGEKPYECKQCGKCFSVAGNLRKHERIHTGEKPYECKQCGKCFSAKEYLREHERVHTGEKPYECKQCGKCFSVAGNLRKHERIHTGEKPYECKQCGKCFSGKEYLREHERVHTGEKPYECKQCGKCFSAKEYLRIHERVHTGEKPYECKQCGKCFSVAGSLRRHERVHTGEKPYECKQCGKCFSVKGHLREHERVHTGEKPYECKQCGKCFSLAGNLRRHERVHTGEKPYECKQCGKCFSETGTLREHERVHTGEKPYECKQCGKCFSLAGNLRRHERVHTGEKPYECKQCDKCFSETGTLREHERVHTGEKPYECKHCGKCFTQAGSLTTHERLHTGEQRYERKECRRPFHGRKSVRKYEKPQKLSASTNELEAKIHHPCITRERRSNQGEKHTCWLCQEELSSEELLLAHYQNHMTFEEPST